The following proteins come from a genomic window of Diceros bicornis minor isolate mBicDic1 chromosome 4, mDicBic1.mat.cur, whole genome shotgun sequence:
- the AHCYL1 gene encoding S-adenosylhomocysteine hydrolase-like protein 1 isoform X1, translated as MSMPDAMPLPGVGEELKQAKEIEDAEKYSFMATVTKAPKKQIQFADDMQEFTKFPTKTGRRSLSRSISQSSTDSYSSAASYTDSSDDEVSPREKQQTNSKGSSNFCVKNIKQAEFGRREIEIAEQDMSALISLRKRAQGEKPLAGAKIVGCTHITAQTAVLIETLCALGAQCRWSACNIYSTQNEVAAALAEAGVAVFAWKGESEDDFWWCIDRCVNMDGWQANMILDDGGDLTHWVYKKYPNVFKKIRGIVEESVTGVHRLYQLSKAGKLCVPAMNVNDSVTKQKFDNLYCCRESILDGLKRTTDVMFGGKQVVVCGYGEVGKGCCAALKALGAIVYITEIDPICALQACMDGFRVVKLNEVIRQVDVVITCTGNKNVVTREHLDRMKNSCIVCNMGHSNTEIDVTSLRTPELTWERVRSQVDHVIWPDGKRVVLLAEGRLLNLSCSTVPTFVLSITATTQALALIELYNAPEGRYKQDVYLLPKKMDEYVASLHLPSFDAHLTELTDDQAKYLGLNKNGPFKPNYYRY; from the exons CAGATCCAGTTTGCTGATGACATGCAAGAGTTCACCAAATTCCCCACCAAGACTGGCCGAAGATCTTTGTCTCGCTCCATCTCTCAGTCTTCCACTGACAGCTACAGTTCAG CTGCATCCTACACAGATAGCTCTGATGATGAGGTTTCCCCCCGAGAGAAACAGCAAACCAACTCGAAGGGCAGCAGCAATTTCTGTGTGAAGAACATCAAGCAGGCGGAATTTGGACGCCGGGAGATTGAGATTGCAGAGCAAG ACATGTCTGCTCTGATTTCACTCAGGAAACGTGCTCAGGGGGAGAAGCCCTTGGCTGGTGCTAAAATAGTGGGCTGTACACACATCACAGCCCAGACAGCG GTGTTAATTGAGACGCTCTGTGCCCTGGGGGCTCAGTGCCGCTGGTCTGCTTGCAACATCTACTCCACTCAGAATGAAGTGGCTGCAGCACTGGCTGAGGCTG GAGTTGCGGTGTTTGCTTGGAAGGGCGAGTCAGAAGATGACTTCTGGTGGTGTATTGACCGTTGTGTGAACATGGATGGGTGGCAGGCCAACATG ATCCTGGATGATGGGGGAGACTTAACCCACTGGGTTTATAAGAAGTATCCAAACGTGTTTAAGAAGATCCGAGGCATTGTGGAAGAGAGCGTGACTGGTGTTCACAG GTTGTATCAGCTCTCCAAAGCTGGGAAGCTCTGTGTTCCAGCCATGAATGTCAATGATTCTGTTACCAAACAGAAGTTTGATAACTTGTACTGCTGCCGAGAATCCATTTTGGATGG CCTGAAGAGGACCACAGATGTGATGTTTGGTGGGAAACAAGTGGTGGTGTGTGGCTATGGTGAG GTGGGAAAGGGCTGCTGTGCTGCTCTCAAGGCCCTCGGAGCAATTGTCTACATCACAGAAATCGACCCCATCTGTGCTCTGCAGGCCTG cATGGATGGGTTCAGGGTGGTAAAGCTAAATGAAGTCATCCGGCAAGTTGATGTCGTAATAACTTGCACAG GAAATAAGAATGTAGTGACGCGGGAGCACTTGGACCGTATGAAAAACAGTTGTATTGTATGCAATATGGGCCACTCCAACACAGAAATTGATGTG ACCAGCCTCCGCACTCCAGAGCTGACATGGGAGCGAGTACGTTCTCAGGTGGACCATGTCATCTGGCCAGATGGCAAACGTGTCGTCCTCCTGGCAGAG gGTCGTCTGCTGAATCTGAGCTGCTCCACAGTTCCCACCTTCGTTCTGTCCATCACAGCTACAACACAG GCTTTGGCACTGATAGAACTCTATAATGCGCCTGAGGGACGATACAAACAAGATGTATACTTGCTTCCTAAGAAAATGG ATGAGTACGTTGCCAGCTTGCACCTGCCATCATTTGATGCCCACCTGACAGAGCTGACAGATGACCAAGCAAAATATCTGGGACTCAACAAAAATGGGCCATTCAAACCCAATTATTACAG ATACTAA
- the AHCYL1 gene encoding S-adenosylhomocysteine hydrolase-like protein 1 isoform X2: MSMPDAMPLPGVGEELKQAKEIEDAEKYSFMATVTKAPKKQIQFADDMQEFTKFPTKTGRRSLSRSISQSSTDSYSSAASYTDSSDDEVSPREKQQTNSKGSSNFCVKNIKQAEFGRREIEIAEQDMSALISLRKRAQGEKPLAGAKIVGCTHITAQTAVLIETLCALGAQCRWSACNIYSTQNEVAAALAEAGVAVFAWKGESEDDFWWCIDRCVNMDGWQANMILDDGGDLTHWVYKKYPNVFKKIRGIVEESVTGVHRLYQLSKAGKLCVPAMNVNDSVTKQKFDNLYCCRESILDGLKRTTDVMFGGKQVVVCGYGEVGKGCCAALKALGAIVYITEIDPICALQACMDGFRVVKLNEVIRQVDVVITCTGNKNVVTREHLDRMKNSCIVCNMGHSNTEIDVTSLRTPELTWERVRSQVDHVIWPDGKRVVLLAEGRLLNLSCSTVPTFVLSITATTQALALIELYNAPEGRYKQDVYLLPKKMDEYVASLHLPSFDAHLTELTDDQAKYLGLNKNGPFKPNYYR, encoded by the exons CAGATCCAGTTTGCTGATGACATGCAAGAGTTCACCAAATTCCCCACCAAGACTGGCCGAAGATCTTTGTCTCGCTCCATCTCTCAGTCTTCCACTGACAGCTACAGTTCAG CTGCATCCTACACAGATAGCTCTGATGATGAGGTTTCCCCCCGAGAGAAACAGCAAACCAACTCGAAGGGCAGCAGCAATTTCTGTGTGAAGAACATCAAGCAGGCGGAATTTGGACGCCGGGAGATTGAGATTGCAGAGCAAG ACATGTCTGCTCTGATTTCACTCAGGAAACGTGCTCAGGGGGAGAAGCCCTTGGCTGGTGCTAAAATAGTGGGCTGTACACACATCACAGCCCAGACAGCG GTGTTAATTGAGACGCTCTGTGCCCTGGGGGCTCAGTGCCGCTGGTCTGCTTGCAACATCTACTCCACTCAGAATGAAGTGGCTGCAGCACTGGCTGAGGCTG GAGTTGCGGTGTTTGCTTGGAAGGGCGAGTCAGAAGATGACTTCTGGTGGTGTATTGACCGTTGTGTGAACATGGATGGGTGGCAGGCCAACATG ATCCTGGATGATGGGGGAGACTTAACCCACTGGGTTTATAAGAAGTATCCAAACGTGTTTAAGAAGATCCGAGGCATTGTGGAAGAGAGCGTGACTGGTGTTCACAG GTTGTATCAGCTCTCCAAAGCTGGGAAGCTCTGTGTTCCAGCCATGAATGTCAATGATTCTGTTACCAAACAGAAGTTTGATAACTTGTACTGCTGCCGAGAATCCATTTTGGATGG CCTGAAGAGGACCACAGATGTGATGTTTGGTGGGAAACAAGTGGTGGTGTGTGGCTATGGTGAG GTGGGAAAGGGCTGCTGTGCTGCTCTCAAGGCCCTCGGAGCAATTGTCTACATCACAGAAATCGACCCCATCTGTGCTCTGCAGGCCTG cATGGATGGGTTCAGGGTGGTAAAGCTAAATGAAGTCATCCGGCAAGTTGATGTCGTAATAACTTGCACAG GAAATAAGAATGTAGTGACGCGGGAGCACTTGGACCGTATGAAAAACAGTTGTATTGTATGCAATATGGGCCACTCCAACACAGAAATTGATGTG ACCAGCCTCCGCACTCCAGAGCTGACATGGGAGCGAGTACGTTCTCAGGTGGACCATGTCATCTGGCCAGATGGCAAACGTGTCGTCCTCCTGGCAGAG gGTCGTCTGCTGAATCTGAGCTGCTCCACAGTTCCCACCTTCGTTCTGTCCATCACAGCTACAACACAG GCTTTGGCACTGATAGAACTCTATAATGCGCCTGAGGGACGATACAAACAAGATGTATACTTGCTTCCTAAGAAAATGG ATGAGTACGTTGCCAGCTTGCACCTGCCATCATTTGATGCCCACCTGACAGAGCTGACAGATGACCAAGCAAAATATCTGGGACTCAACAAAAATGGGCCATTCAAACCCAATTATTACAGGTAA